In one Pseudomonas sp. SCA2728.1_7 genomic region, the following are encoded:
- the dapF gene encoding diaminopimelate epimerase, whose amino-acid sequence MLLRFTKMHGLGNDFMVLDLVSQHAHIQPKHAKQWGDRHTGIGFDQLLIVEAPSNPDVDFRYRIFNSDGSEVEQCGNGARCFARFVLDKRLTAKRQIRVETKGGIIELDVRNDGQIGVNMGAPRLVPADIPFDAPAQAISYQLEVDGTTVELAAVSMGNPHAVLRVQDINSAPVHELGPKIEHHPRFPARVNVGFLQVIDRNRAQLRVWERGAGETQACGTGACAAAVAAISQGWMDSPLLIDLPGGRLSIEWAGPGQPVLMTGPAVRVYEGQVRL is encoded by the coding sequence ATGCTGCTGCGTTTTACTAAAATGCACGGCTTGGGCAATGACTTCATGGTTCTCGACCTGGTCAGCCAGCACGCGCATATTCAGCCAAAGCACGCCAAGCAATGGGGCGACCGCCACACCGGCATCGGTTTCGACCAGTTGCTGATCGTTGAGGCGCCGAGCAACCCGGACGTGGATTTCCGTTATCGGATCTTCAATTCCGATGGCTCGGAAGTCGAGCAATGCGGCAACGGCGCGCGCTGCTTCGCCCGCTTCGTGCTCGACAAGCGTCTGACCGCGAAACGGCAGATCCGCGTCGAGACCAAGGGCGGCATCATCGAGCTGGACGTGCGTAACGACGGCCAGATCGGCGTAAACATGGGCGCCCCGCGTCTGGTGCCAGCGGATATTCCGTTCGACGCGCCAGCGCAAGCCATCAGCTATCAGCTGGAAGTCGACGGCACCACCGTCGAACTGGCCGCCGTGTCGATGGGCAACCCTCACGCAGTGCTGCGCGTGCAGGACATCAACAGCGCACCGGTGCATGAACTGGGGCCGAAAATCGAACACCATCCGCGCTTCCCGGCGCGAGTGAATGTCGGTTTTCTCCAGGTCATCGACCGCAACCGCGCGCAGCTGCGCGTGTGGGAACGTGGCGCCGGGGAAACCCAGGCCTGCGGCACCGGCGCGTGCGCAGCGGCTGTCGCTGCGATCAGCCAGGGGTGGATGGATTCGCCGCTATTGATCGACCTGCCCGGCGGGCGTCTGTCCATTGAATGGGCAGGCCCTGGCCAACCGGTGCTGATGACCGGTCCGGCAGTGCGTGTATACGAAGGACAAGTACGTCTTTGA
- the lysA gene encoding diaminopimelate decarboxylase — protein sequence MDAFNYRGGELFAEGVALSAIADRFGTPTYVYSRAHIEAQYLAYADALAGVPHLVCFAVKANSNLGVLNVLARLGAGFDIVSRGELERVLAAGGSPDKIVFSGVGKTRDDMRRALEVGVHCFNVESTDELERLQVVAAELGVRAPVSLRVNPDVDAGTHPYISTGLKENKFGIAIADAEDVYVRAAHLPNLEVVGVDCHIGSQLTTLPPFLDALDRLLDLVDRLGDCGIHLRHIDLGGGLGVRYRDEEPPLAADYIKAVRERLNGRDLALVFEPGRFIVANAGVLLTQIEYLKHTEHKDFAIVDAAMNDLIRPALYQAWMDVTAVKPRDTAARKYDIVGPICETGDFLAKDRKLALEEGDLLAVHSAGAYGFVMSSNYNTRGRAAEVLVDGDQVFEVRRRETVAELFAGESLLPE from the coding sequence ATGGACGCTTTTAACTACCGTGGCGGGGAGCTGTTCGCGGAAGGGGTGGCGCTGTCAGCCATCGCCGACCGTTTCGGCACGCCCACCTATGTTTACTCGCGCGCACACATCGAAGCCCAGTATCTGGCTTACGCCGATGCACTGGCCGGCGTGCCGCACCTGGTCTGCTTTGCCGTCAAAGCGAACTCCAACCTCGGCGTACTGAATGTCCTGGCCCGCCTCGGCGCCGGTTTCGACATCGTTTCCCGTGGCGAGCTGGAACGCGTTCTCGCCGCTGGTGGCAGCCCGGACAAGATCGTCTTCTCCGGTGTCGGCAAGACCCGTGACGACATGCGTCGCGCCCTCGAAGTCGGCGTGCACTGCTTCAACGTCGAATCCACCGACGAGTTGGAACGCCTGCAAGTGGTCGCCGCCGAGCTGGGCGTTCGTGCACCGGTATCGCTGCGGGTTAACCCGGACGTCGATGCCGGCACCCACCCGTACATTTCCACCGGTCTCAAAGAGAACAAGTTCGGCATCGCCATTGCCGACGCCGAAGACGTGTACGTGCGTGCCGCGCATCTGCCGAACCTGGAAGTAGTTGGCGTCGACTGCCACATCGGTTCGCAACTGACCACGCTGCCACCGTTCCTCGACGCGCTCGACCGCCTTCTGGATCTGGTCGACCGTCTCGGCGATTGCGGCATTCACCTGCGCCACATCGATCTCGGTGGTGGTTTGGGCGTGCGTTATCGCGATGAAGAGCCGCCATTGGCCGCCGACTACATCAAAGCCGTGCGCGAGCGTCTCAACGGTCGTGATCTGGCGCTGGTGTTCGAGCCAGGCCGTTTCATCGTTGCCAACGCCGGCGTGCTGCTGACTCAGATCGAGTACCTCAAGCACACCGAACACAAGGATTTCGCCATCGTCGACGCGGCGATGAACGACCTGATCCGCCCGGCGCTGTATCAGGCGTGGATGGACGTTACCGCGGTCAAACCGCGTGACACCGCTGCGCGCAAATACGACATCGTTGGCCCGATCTGCGAAACCGGTGACTTCCTCGCCAAGGATCGTAAACTGGCGCTGGAAGAAGGCGACCTGCTGGCCGTGCATTCGGCCGGTGCCTACGGTTTTGTGATGAGCTCCAACTACAACACCCGTGGCCGTGCCGCTGAAGTGTTGGTAGACGGTGATCAGGTTTTTGAAGTGCGCCGCCGCGAAACCGTGGCTGAGCTGTTTGCCGGCGAAAGCCTGCTGCCGGAGTAA
- a CDS encoding lipoprotein, with amino-acid sequence MKRLISSLAALVAVACLVSACGQKGPLYLPDDDQDPAEQAQSSQKQPASKAHKHDVY; translated from the coding sequence ATGAAGCGCCTGATCTCTTCCCTTGCTGCGCTCGTCGCGGTTGCCTGCCTTGTTTCGGCCTGCGGTCAAAAAGGCCCGCTGTACCTGCCCGATGATGATCAGGACCCGGCCGAGCAAGCCCAGTCTTCGCAAAAGCAGCCTGCTTCGAAAGCACACAAGCACGACGTTTACTAA
- the cyaY gene encoding iron donor protein CyaY, translating into MSLSEARFHDLVDETQEKLEDIFDESDLDIDLESSAGVLTVKFENGSQLIFSRQEPLRQLWLAAVSGGFHFDYDEESERWMCDKSEEQLGEMLERIVKQQAGAEFDFEGL; encoded by the coding sequence ATGAGTTTGTCCGAAGCCCGTTTTCACGATCTGGTCGATGAAACCCAGGAAAAACTGGAAGACATCTTTGACGAAAGTGATCTGGATATCGACCTGGAGAGCTCGGCCGGTGTGCTTACCGTCAAGTTCGAAAACGGCTCGCAGCTGATCTTCAGCCGCCAGGAGCCGCTGCGTCAGCTGTGGCTGGCGGCGGTGTCCGGTGGTTTCCACTTCGACTACGACGAAGAAAGCGAGCGCTGGATGTGCGACAAGAGCGAAGAGCAACTGGGCGAAATGCTCGAGCGCATCGTCAAGCAACAGGCTGGCGCTGAATTCGACTTCGAAGGTCTGTGA
- a CDS encoding DUF1289 domain-containing protein: protein MTDTAPVRPPKPLYSNISPAVPSPCSGVCRLDEQKVCLGCFRHVEDIREWRSADDQRRRVICAQAADRRNSST from the coding sequence GTGACCGACACCGCTCCTGTTCGTCCACCGAAGCCGCTTTACAGCAACATCAGCCCGGCCGTGCCTTCGCCATGCAGTGGCGTGTGTCGGCTAGATGAGCAAAAGGTCTGCCTCGGCTGCTTCCGCCATGTCGAAGACATTCGCGAATGGCGTTCGGCGGACGATCAACGCCGCCGGGTCATCTGTGCCCAAGCCGCAGACCGCCGCAATTCCTCAACGTAG
- the rnk gene encoding nucleoside diphosphate kinase regulator produces MTAPSITLTRLDVQRLERLIDSLNDKDQAAPGVIALQTELDRADTVVGHDEVPADVVTMNSRVHCREEGSGKDYHLTLVYPKDANADEGKISILAPVGSALLGLKVGQHIDWPAPGGKTLKLTLLEVESQPANGGAFPE; encoded by the coding sequence ATGACCGCACCTTCCATCACCCTTACCCGTCTGGACGTGCAACGTCTGGAGCGCTTGATCGACAGCCTGAACGATAAAGACCAGGCTGCGCCGGGCGTGATTGCGCTGCAAACCGAGCTGGACCGCGCCGATACCGTGGTCGGCCACGATGAAGTGCCCGCCGATGTCGTGACGATGAATTCCCGTGTGCATTGCCGCGAAGAAGGCAGTGGCAAGGATTACCACCTGACGCTGGTCTATCCGAAGGATGCCAACGCCGATGAAGGCAAGATCTCGATCCTGGCCCCGGTCGGCAGCGCGTTGCTGGGCCTGAAGGTCGGTCAGCACATTGACTGGCCGGCACCCGGTGGCAAGACCCTCAAACTGACTTTGCTGGAAGTCGAATCGCAACCGGCCAACGGTGGCGCGTTTCCCGAGTAA
- a CDS encoding class I adenylate cyclase, translating into MTRTHEIRPDLDEGIDRKVLNQLRARFLKLNEGRLGRALEGLSTRQQSVLTLLPLFFHVNHPLLPGYVSGSTPAGLSNYEPDANTLAEAQRLTRSFSYKPRHGSNPPRPIHGLFLMGSLGTLAQADQSDMDVWVCHAPDLSESELAELSKKCQLLEAWAASQGAEAHFFLIDPVRFVKGERDTQLSSENCGSTQHYLLLDEFYRTAIWLAGRTPIWWLVPVYEETAYDLYTHTLLSKRFIRADETLDLGHLATIPPGEFIGAGLWQLFKGIESPYKSVLKLLLTEVYASEHPQVQCLSLRFKKAVFANQLDLDELDPYMVVYRRIEEYLTARNEPERLELVRRALYLKVNRKLTGNSRTQSWQRTLLERLASEWHWDQRQLTLLDSRSQWKVRQVSAERRALVNELNYSYRFLTQFARTEQTVSLINKRDLNVLGRRLYAAFERKADKVEFINPGIAPDLAEDTLTLVQSRNKKEPGQTQWGLYNGSLTALEWEHFAPIKRSRELLELLTWCHRNGVIDSSTRLALHPGTSDLSEFELFNLLGSLQQCIALPLPTVAEEPLLRAAVPSEVLILVNVGVDPLKHHRDLNILMTTERTDSLSYAGVRENLVLTLDQVTLNSWNEVLVSRFDGPHALLDCLRDYLNNLPRGALQPSLKVRCFCHNRAQFIARRVEEIIDTAQNLLLSELNHRYLIQVQQHYHVLELVPGQVNHVALATLPALLDYLGEEQPRYSPLHLDPMALEEHDLALILPMGQPECIQVFYRITEQQAELYVLDEFNALWQQHLPYHDEQSLLVPLQRFLQSILFRREAVLSMDAGPDARLETLYYQLLPSGPGRARRVEARPAPQTPVNKPFYDVQAIVGKAAPGEVQVTLYCNQREFSELEHGDQLFSVVAREIVEQRRESERYRCYITDLDLSGLLGDGQSSSNLYLRYKADLERALNEALEQV; encoded by the coding sequence ATGACGCGCACCCACGAAATCCGCCCCGACCTGGACGAAGGCATCGACCGCAAGGTCCTCAACCAGCTGCGCGCGCGTTTTCTCAAACTCAATGAAGGTCGCCTCGGCCGCGCCCTCGAAGGCCTGTCGACACGTCAACAGAGCGTGTTGACGTTGTTGCCGCTGTTCTTTCATGTCAACCATCCGCTGCTGCCGGGTTATGTCTCGGGCAGTACACCGGCCGGCCTGTCGAATTACGAGCCGGATGCCAACACCCTCGCCGAAGCCCAGCGCCTGACCCGTTCGTTCTCCTACAAGCCGCGCCACGGCAGTAATCCACCGCGCCCGATTCATGGCCTGTTCCTGATGGGCAGCCTCGGCACGCTGGCGCAGGCCGATCAGAGCGACATGGACGTGTGGGTCTGCCACGCGCCGGATCTGAGCGAAAGCGAACTCGCCGAGCTCAGCAAGAAATGTCAGTTGCTGGAAGCCTGGGCCGCGAGTCAGGGCGCCGAGGCGCATTTTTTCCTGATCGACCCGGTGCGCTTCGTCAAAGGCGAACGCGACACCCAGCTCAGCTCGGAAAACTGCGGGTCCACGCAACACTATCTGCTACTCGACGAGTTCTACCGCACCGCGATCTGGCTGGCCGGACGCACGCCGATCTGGTGGCTGGTGCCGGTTTACGAAGAAACCGCCTACGACCTTTACACCCACACCCTGCTGTCCAAGCGCTTTATCCGCGCCGACGAAACCCTCGACCTTGGCCATCTGGCGACGATTCCGCCGGGCGAGTTCATTGGTGCCGGATTGTGGCAGTTGTTCAAAGGCATCGAGTCGCCCTACAAGTCGGTACTGAAACTGCTGCTGACCGAGGTCTACGCCAGCGAACACCCGCAAGTGCAATGCCTGAGCCTGCGCTTCAAGAAAGCCGTGTTCGCCAACCAGCTGGATCTGGATGAACTGGATCCGTACATGGTGGTGTACCGGCGTATCGAGGAATACCTCACCGCGCGTAACGAGCCGGAGCGGCTGGAACTGGTGCGCCGCGCGCTGTACCTGAAGGTCAACCGCAAGCTCACCGGCAACAGCCGCACCCAGAGCTGGCAACGCACGTTGCTGGAACGGCTTGCCAGCGAGTGGCATTGGGATCAGCGACAACTGACCCTGCTGGATAGCCGCAGCCAGTGGAAAGTCCGTCAGGTCAGCGCCGAGCGCCGCGCGCTGGTCAATGAGCTGAACTACAGCTATCGCTTCCTCACCCAGTTTGCCCGCACCGAGCAGACCGTCAGCCTGATCAACAAGCGTGACCTCAATGTGCTCGGCCGCCGGCTCTATGCCGCCTTCGAACGCAAGGCCGACAAGGTCGAGTTCATCAACCCCGGCATCGCCCCGGATCTGGCCGAAGACACCCTGACGCTGGTGCAGTCGCGTAACAAAAAGGAACCGGGACAAACCCAGTGGGGCCTGTACAACGGCAGCCTCACGGCGCTGGAGTGGGAACACTTCGCGCCGATCAAGCGCAGCCGCGAATTGCTTGAATTGCTGACCTGGTGCCACCGCAACGGCGTGATCGACAGCAGCACGCGTCTGGCCCTGCATCCCGGCACCAGCGACCTGAGCGAGTTCGAACTGTTCAACCTGCTCGGCAGCCTGCAACAGTGCATCGCCCTGCCCTTGCCCACCGTCGCGGAAGAACCGTTGCTGCGCGCCGCGGTGCCGAGCGAAGTGCTGATTCTGGTCAACGTCGGCGTCGACCCGCTCAAGCATCACCGCGACCTCAATATCCTGATGACCACCGAGCGTACCGACTCGCTGAGTTACGCCGGGGTACGCGAAAACCTCGTGCTGACGCTGGATCAGGTCACGCTCAATAGCTGGAACGAAGTACTGGTCAGCCGCTTCGACGGCCCGCATGCCCTGCTCGATTGCCTGCGCGACTACCTTAACAATCTGCCGCGCGGGGCCTTGCAGCCGTCGTTGAAGGTGCGTTGCTTCTGCCACAACCGCGCGCAGTTCATTGCCCGCCGGGTAGAAGAAATCATCGACACCGCGCAGAACCTGCTGCTCAGCGAGTTGAATCACCGCTATCTGATTCAGGTGCAGCAGCATTACCACGTACTGGAATTGGTGCCGGGCCAGGTCAACCACGTCGCCCTCGCCACCCTGCCGGCCCTGCTCGATTATCTTGGCGAGGAACAGCCGCGCTACAGCCCGCTGCATCTGGACCCGATGGCGTTGGAGGAGCACGACCTCGCATTGATCCTGCCGATGGGTCAGCCGGAATGCATCCAGGTGTTCTACCGGATCACCGAGCAGCAGGCCGAGCTGTATGTGCTGGATGAGTTCAATGCGCTGTGGCAGCAACATTTGCCCTATCACGACGAGCAGAGTCTGCTGGTACCGCTGCAGCGTTTCTTGCAGTCGATTCTGTTCCGTCGCGAAGCCGTGCTGTCGATGGACGCCGGCCCCGATGCCCGTCTCGAAACTTTGTATTACCAGTTATTGCCTTCGGGTCCGGGGCGCGCGCGCCGGGTCGAAGCGCGGCCGGCACCGCAGACGCCAGTGAACAAGCCGTTCTACGACGTACAGGCGATCGTCGGCAAAGCCGCACCGGGCGAAGTGCAGGTCACCCTGTATTGCAATCAACGGGAATTCAGCGAACTGGAACATGGCGACCAGCTGTTCAGCGTGGTCGCCCGGGAGATCGTCGAGCAGCGCCGCGAGAGCGAACGCTATCGTTGCTACATCACCGACCTCGACCTTTCGGGCCTGCTCGGTGACGGGCAGAGTTCAAGCAATCTGTATCTGCGCTACAAGGCTGACCTGGAGCGCGCCCTGAACGAGGCACTCGAACAGGTCTGA
- a CDS encoding TIGR02647 family protein — MSLTPELVAELEVLALFPLDSSQEGLKIHQTAAPKHISAAKRLFEKDLTDQPDGGYLTSLGRDAAQNVQTVLTILREQETA, encoded by the coding sequence ATGTCGCTTACCCCTGAGTTGGTTGCCGAACTGGAAGTCCTCGCACTCTTTCCCCTGGACAGTTCCCAGGAAGGTTTGAAAATTCATCAGACCGCTGCCCCGAAACATATTTCTGCCGCCAAACGCCTCTTTGAAAAAGATCTGACCGATCAGCCCGATGGCGGGTATCTGACCAGCCTCGGTCGCGATGCCGCACAAAATGTGCAAACCGTGCTGACCATTCTGAGAGAGCAAGAAACCGCCTGA
- a CDS encoding glutathione S-transferase, with translation MFKLYGFSVSNYYNMVKLALLEKGLPFEEVTFYPTPTPESLAISPRGKVPVLGVDAGFINETAIILEYLEQTQKGTPLLPSDPFERAQVLAIAKEIELYIELPGRACYGEAFFGMTLPDAIKEKTKTELLLGFAALGRHGKFAPYVAGDSLSIADLYFLYSVPLACAVGQKLFGIDLLAELPQAKALLERLEQNPHVQKIAADKDAAMPAFLAMIAAKK, from the coding sequence ATGTTCAAGCTCTACGGATTCTCAGTCAGCAACTACTACAACATGGTCAAGCTGGCGCTGCTGGAAAAAGGCCTGCCGTTCGAAGAGGTCACGTTCTACCCGACGCCTACCCCTGAATCACTGGCCATCAGCCCGCGCGGCAAAGTCCCGGTGCTCGGTGTGGACGCCGGCTTTATCAACGAAACCGCGATCATCCTCGAATACCTCGAACAAACCCAGAAAGGCACACCGCTGTTGCCGAGCGATCCGTTCGAGCGCGCGCAGGTGCTGGCGATTGCCAAGGAAATCGAGCTGTACATCGAGCTGCCGGGACGCGCCTGCTATGGCGAAGCGTTCTTCGGCATGACCCTGCCGGACGCGATCAAGGAAAAGACCAAGACCGAATTGCTGCTGGGTTTTGCGGCGCTGGGCCGGCACGGCAAATTCGCCCCGTACGTGGCGGGCGACAGTCTGAGCATTGCCGATTTGTATTTCCTCTACAGCGTGCCGCTGGCCTGTGCGGTCGGGCAGAAGCTGTTCGGGATTGATTTGCTGGCGGAGTTGCCACAGGCGAAGGCGCTGCTGGAACGGCTGGAGCAGAATCCGCATGTGCAGAAGATTGCGGCGGACAAGGACGCGGCGATGCCTGCGTTTTTGGCAATGATCGCTGCCAAGAAGTGA
- the argH gene encoding argininosuccinate lyase, with amino-acid sequence MSTDKTNQSWGGRFSEPVDAFVARFTASVTFDQRLYRHDIMGSIAHATMLAKVGVLTDAERDSIIDGLKTIQGEIEAGQFDWRIDLEDVHMNIEARLTDRIGVTGKKLHTGRSRNDQVATDIRLWLRDEIDLILAEITRLQKGLLEQAEREAASIMPGFTHLQTAQPVTFGHHMLAWFEMLSRDYERLVDCRKRTNRMPLGSAALAGTTYPIDREYTAQLLGFDAVGGNSLDNVSDRDFAIEFCSAASIAMMHLSRFSEELVLWTSAQFQFIDLPDRFCTGSSIMPQKKNPDVPELVRGKTGRVFGALMGLLTLMKGQPLAYNKDNQEDKEPLFDAADTLRDSLRAFADMIPAIKPKHAIMREAALRGFSTATDLADYLVRRGLPFRDCHEIVGHAVKYGVDTGKDLAEMSLEELRQFSDQIEQDVFAVLTLEGSVNARDHIGGTAPAQVKAAVVRGQTLIASR; translated from the coding sequence ATGAGCACTGACAAGACCAATCAGTCCTGGGGCGGCCGCTTCAGTGAACCCGTCGACGCCTTCGTCGCCCGCTTCACCGCCTCCGTCACTTTCGACCAGCGCCTGTATCGCCACGACATCATGGGCTCGATCGCCCACGCCACCATGCTGGCCAAGGTCGGCGTGCTGACCGATGCCGAGCGCGACAGCATCATCGATGGCCTGAAGACCATTCAGGGCGAAATCGAGGCCGGTCAGTTCGACTGGCGCATCGACCTCGAAGACGTGCACATGAACATCGAAGCACGCCTGACCGATCGCATCGGCGTCACCGGCAAAAAGCTGCACACCGGACGCAGCCGTAACGACCAGGTCGCGACCGACATCCGCTTGTGGCTGCGTGACGAAATCGACCTGATCCTCGCCGAGATCACCCGCCTGCAAAAAGGCCTGCTGGAGCAAGCCGAGCGCGAAGCGGCGAGCATCATGCCCGGCTTCACTCACTTGCAGACCGCGCAGCCGGTGACCTTCGGGCACCACATGCTGGCCTGGTTCGAAATGCTCAGCCGCGATTACGAGCGTCTGGTCGACTGCCGCAAGCGCACCAACCGCATGCCACTGGGTAGCGCCGCGCTGGCTGGCACCACCTACCCGATCGACCGTGAATACACCGCGCAACTGCTGGGTTTCGACGCCGTCGGCGGCAACTCGCTGGATAACGTGTCCGATCGTGACTTCGCCATCGAATTCTGCTCGGCCGCGAGCATCGCGATGATGCACTTGTCGCGCTTCTCCGAAGAGCTGGTGTTGTGGACCAGCGCGCAATTCCAGTTCATCGATCTGCCGGACCGCTTCTGCACCGGCAGCTCGATCATGCCGCAAAAGAAAAACCCCGACGTACCGGAACTGGTGCGGGGCAAGACCGGCCGCGTATTCGGTGCACTGATGGGCCTGCTGACCTTGATGAAGGGCCAACCGCTGGCCTACAACAAAGACAACCAGGAAGACAAAGAGCCGCTGTTCGACGCCGCCGACACCCTGCGCGACTCGCTGCGGGCCTTTGCCGACATGATCCCGGCGATCAAACCGAAGCACGCGATCATGCGTGAAGCGGCGCTGCGTGGTTTCTCCACCGCGACCGATCTGGCGGATTATCTGGTGCGCCGTGGCCTGCCGTTCCGTGATTGCCACGAGATCGTTGGCCATGCCGTGAAATACGGTGTCGACACTGGCAAGGATCTGGCCGAGATGAGCCTGGAAGAATTGCGCCAGTTCAGCGATCAGATCGAGCAGGACGTGTTTGCCGTGCTGACCCTGGAAGGCTCGGTGAATGCCCGTGACCATATCGGCGGCACTGCGCCGGCGCAGGTCAAGGCTGCTGTGGTACGCGGTCAGACGCTGATCGCTAGCCGCTAA
- a CDS encoding LytTR family DNA-binding domain-containing protein → MNVLIVDDEPLARERLSRMVSELEGYTVLEPSATNGEEALALIDSHKPDIVLLDIRMPGLDGLQVAARLCERETPPAVVFCTSPDEFAVEALQASAVGYVVKPVRTEHLHDALKRAERPNRAQLSALTRPAAESGSGPRSHISARTRKGIELIPLDQVVYFIADHKYVTLRHEAGEVLLDEPLKALEDEFGERFVRIHRNALVARERIERLQRTPLGHFQLFLKGLNGDALIVSRRHVAGVRKMMQGL, encoded by the coding sequence ATGAATGTCCTGATCGTTGATGACGAACCACTTGCTCGCGAGCGCCTCAGCCGAATGGTGAGCGAGCTCGAGGGCTACACAGTTCTGGAGCCCAGCGCCACGAATGGCGAAGAGGCGTTGGCACTGATCGACAGCCACAAGCCGGATATCGTGCTGCTCGATATTCGTATGCCGGGCCTGGATGGCCTGCAGGTTGCTGCCCGTCTGTGCGAACGCGAAACGCCGCCGGCCGTGGTGTTTTGCACCAGCCCCGATGAATTTGCCGTGGAAGCCCTGCAGGCCAGCGCCGTGGGCTATGTGGTGAAACCTGTGCGAACCGAACATCTGCATGACGCCCTGAAACGGGCTGAACGTCCCAATCGGGCGCAACTCTCGGCCCTGACCCGTCCCGCTGCCGAGAGTGGCTCCGGCCCGCGCAGCCATATCAGCGCCCGCACCCGCAAAGGCATTGAACTGATCCCGCTGGATCAGGTGGTCTACTTTATCGCCGACCACAAATACGTGACGTTGCGTCACGAGGCGGGCGAGGTGCTGCTGGACGAACCACTCAAAGCTCTCGAGGACGAATTCGGCGAGCGCTTCGTGCGTATCCATCGCAACGCGCTGGTCGCCCGTGAGCGTATCGAACGTCTGCAGCGCACGCCGCTGGGGCATTTCCAGCTGTTCCTCAAAGGTCTCAATGGTGATGCGCTGATCGTCAGCCGTCGGCATGTAGCCGGTGTGCGCAAAATGATGCAGGGCTTGTAA
- the hemC gene encoding hydroxymethylbilane synthase — protein sequence MSSREIRIATRKSALALWQAEYVKARLQAAHPGLLVTLVPMVSRGDKLLDSPLSKIGGKGLFVKELETALLENEADIAVHSMKDVPMDFPEGLGLFCICEREDPRDAFVSNTYASLDALPAGAIVGTSSLRRQAQLLTRRPDLKIRFLRGNVNTRLAKLDAGEYDAIILAAAGLIRLGFEDRITSAISVDDSLPAGGQGAVGIECRSADTEIHALLAPLHHADTTSRVTAERALNKHLNGGCQVPIACYAVLEGEQLWLRGLVGEPSGGKLLSAEARAPRAEAEALGVQVAEDLLRQGADDILKAVYGEAGHE from the coding sequence ATGTCCTCTCGCGAAATCCGCATCGCCACCCGTAAAAGTGCGCTGGCCCTCTGGCAGGCCGAATACGTCAAAGCCCGTCTGCAAGCGGCCCATCCGGGTTTGCTGGTGACGCTGGTGCCCATGGTCAGTCGCGGCGACAAGCTGCTCGATTCGCCCCTGTCGAAAATCGGCGGCAAGGGCCTGTTCGTCAAAGAACTGGAAACCGCGCTGCTGGAAAACGAAGCCGACATCGCCGTCCACTCGATGAAAGACGTGCCGATGGATTTCCCTGAAGGCCTCGGTCTGTTCTGCATTTGCGAGCGCGAAGATCCGCGTGATGCCTTCGTTTCCAATACCTATGCCAGCCTCGATGCGTTGCCTGCCGGCGCGATCGTCGGCACCTCGAGCCTGCGTCGTCAGGCGCAATTGCTGACTCGCCGCCCGGACCTGAAAATCCGCTTCCTGCGTGGCAACGTCAACACGCGCCTGGCCAAGCTCGATGCCGGCGAGTACGACGCAATCATCCTCGCGGCGGCCGGTCTGATCCGTCTTGGTTTCGAAGACCGCATCACCTCCGCGATCAGTGTCGATGACAGCCTGCCGGCCGGTGGCCAGGGCGCGGTCGGCATCGAATGCCGCAGCGCCGACACTGAAATCCACGCCTTGCTCGCACCGCTGCATCACGCCGATACCACTTCGCGTGTGACCGCAGAACGTGCCCTCAACAAACATTTGAATGGCGGCTGCCAAGTGCCGATCGCCTGCTACGCCGTGCTCGAAGGCGAGCAGTTGTGGCTGCGCGGCCTGGTCGGTGAGCCGAGCGGTGGCAAACTGCTCAGCGCCGAAGCCCGGGCACCGCGCGCCGAGGCCGAAGCGCTGGGTGTGCAAGTTGCCGAAGACCTGCTGCGCCAGGGTGCGGATGACATTCTCAAAGCAGTCTATGGCGAGGCAGGTCACGAGTGA